CCTAGCAGCTTTCCCATGTACCACGACTCCAACGTCATGCCAGGGCATCCTCGGTGTCTTATACCTGTCGATGAAATCTGTGCGAGATAACAGCACACAGCAAACCAGTTTAAATGGAAgttgatacagtgtgtgtactgaatatatttatttcactgtgacTCTGAGATGCTGATCATCATAACAAGGCCTAAGTTCCTGTTTCTGGCAATGGAAAAGATGTCAGGACTGCTCATATTTCTTCTGGGTCATAGCCAGAGTGAGAAATTGAAAAAAGTAGTACTGGAAATGATTATAGTTCTCATCAAGAGTTCTTCTACTTGGCTTCTTTTCTTTCCGACTGAATCCATTTCTTTTctgatataaaacacaattcTGTGGTGAAGCCGTCACTTCCTTAGTTTATTCATATGTTTCTTTCATATGACCACATGCAGCTGGGTTATAATAAAGTAAGTAATATGAATCATGTCCTTCAGAATTGGACTTCaatggaaaaaatggaaaaaaaaaaaaagtgtgaggaGCACCTTGGaaccaaataataaaaactttatatttcatctctctctctctctcccccctttctctctctctctctctctctctctctctctctctctctctctctctctcgcccccccCCCTCTTTTTCAGTACCATCAAATGGCTTGTTGAGTTTGACCCAGTCTTTGAGGATGAAGTTGCAGTAATCTTTGCCGTGCCAGAAGCGAGTCTCTCCACAAAGCTCTGTGCTGCTTCTGAGCGAGCTGTGACTTCTGAGTGAGCTAgtgtctgaaataaaaaattaagaaaagctCCAGGAATACAAACATTAAGCAAGGCCTCTTTCTGTGATTGTCTCTTTATATGCTGAaaggaaatatataaaatatatattgtgtgtgtgtgtgtgtgtgtgcgtgcgtgcgtgcgtgcatgcgtgtgtgtgtgtgcgtgtgtgtgtgtgggtgtgtgtgggtgtgtgtgtgtgtgtggtgctgaccATGAGGTAGGAGATGGAAGTGATGCATGCCCAGTGTGTAGGAGTCAGTGGAGCGCAGAGACAGGCTCTTACTGTACCACTCTGGGACAAGCAGCGATCTAGAGCTCACACTGTTCCTTCTGTTGCAGTGCTCTGTAtgaggaatacacacacacacacacacacacacacacaacattctgATAAAAGTCTTATACTAACCACAAAGATTTCATAACACTAACATTTTCTATTGATGAATGACACTTTAATCCATGTGTAGTTACATTTGTAAAATGCCCACAACACAAGTTATCATTTACGTTATCACAGCTGTAAATAGTTGCTCCCTCAGCAGCCTCTTTCTGATAAATGCTGATAAATGCTGATTTCTGATAAATAAAAGTCACCTCGCAGAAAACTTCATATCAAcaatgacagatttttttatttatgtacagcTTCTGCCATTCAAGTCAAGATGCAAGCtgttactaataaaacaagccTAGAAATACTGCCAGATGAatcagaccaatcagaatagagaatTCAACTGTGCTGTTTGTCCAGTAAAGTCCTATCCAAAGTCCAATCAGGATGCAACTTTTTTCTAGCATCAATGCAGAAAGGTAACATCTAGCTCCACGGTCCTGTGTACACGTctatcatttgtgtgtgtgtggtttcttaCTGAACCCTGTGCCTTCTGTTCTGCCCTTGTCCTCTGCTGGTGTAATGTGGATTCgattgacagacagagtgaggtTAGGGTTGGTCTCTCCAAGCTCCTCCACCAAACAGGTTTCTCCTGCAGCTTCTCCATCCAACTCCTCTTCTTCCATCACTGACCTGAACTTCAGCTGCTTATCCTCTTCAGACACTCCTACAGCCTCCTGATTGGATAAGGAATGCACTCAAGGTCTGGCAAATTGTTAGCTTTTACCATTTTACTGTCTTGCTTAATACCGTGTTAACACATGCTGACTGACCTACGTCTCGGTGACAGTATCTCCACAGTAATATCTGCCACCTGCTCTCCAGTAAACAAACAGCATCCATAGGGAGATAAGCTGTAACTTATCGCTGCTATATATTTAGCAAAGAAAACTCAGTCTATTCACATGCTTACCCTCACTTAGTGCTGCTGCATAATGTTTACATTATGGCGATATTGAAGGCAGCTGAAGTATTTAGTCGCCTGTAGACTCTAGTAATGGTCCACCTGTCCTAAATCAATGGCTAGACTTCATGACATAAATTAGAGTATCGGTGAGTGTAATTTGTTAGTTAAGCCCTCTCTGACCCCATATACTGAACGCTTTTTGAATGCAGCAGGAAAAATGTCCTGTGAAGTGTGCGGGTTAATGGCTCATGGAGAATCATAGTGGTCTGGACTTGGCAAATGGCAAATGTCACAGCAGTCTCCTCCCGGTGGGTATAATTTTATTAAGTGCAAATATCACTAGGCTCCTTAGGAAACGTTTGGAAAAGGTTACACCAACAGCTGTAACAGTTTCATGTATATTAGCAAAGATTTTACAGTCGAGGAGACTTGGGTTGATAGATACAGTCACTCATGCATGAGCCTAGAAGCCCCTAAGTACATGCAATAAACACTTCGATTTGAAGGGCTGaaatcatgtttatttaaaagccCAGGCCCATATTTAATGACACAATGGCAAGCAGGTAGACTGCAGCCTGCAAGAGGGGGCATATAAGAGAAATCATTCTCCCCATTCAGTGGCCCCCAGTAATTTGTTGAGTCACTCATCCATGCAGACCCTTTATGTTTAATGCAACTCTCCAGGGGAAGGAAGTACCCAGTAAGGCCAGGCGATGTTCCTCAGCGTGAGAGCACTGGGATTAGCAACCGCAGGCCCTTCAACTGTGCCCCAGATGCTCTGTAATTGCGATTTTACGTTTGctagtggaaaaaaaaggaagatccAGACCTGCAGACCCTAACCACAAAATCAATCCATGTAACAACAAAGCTGGTACTGGTTTTAAATGCAGTCCATGATGGTCTTCTCTGGTCAATATTCTGCCCTGttacaaagggagagaaaaaaaatctacgtACCTGTTGGATCATGTCGGAACTTGCTAAAATGTTCcctttttatatattcataacaTGTATTATAACTAACGTAATTATGTTTCCGGGATAAATTATATCGCCTTCATGAATTGTTCATGTAGATTTAAAGAACATAAACTGCCTgttatacacacagagacatttcATTAGTGCCTGGGTCCAATAACAACAGCTTGGTGGTTTCCACATAATCAGGGTCCAAATATGACCATGTAAGAGGTTTGTAACTTTTACACTGGAAAATGACCATGTGAGTGATTTGTGAGTGATTGACTGGTTTACATGTGTCATAAACCTgaaatttacattattattacaaataatatgaGAATTTGGGGAAATAATTATAGAGAAACTGTACTGATTCACAACTGTATTGATTCAGATGATCTGTCTCGGTTTAGTCGTTTCTCTCAAAAGTCTGATTTCCTGACACCCTAAACCCCTTTGTCTTCCGAagtttagatttttgtttagtaagatttttcacaacatcagGTGCATGTTTCATTCCCCTACTGAGCACTGTGACAGATCTCAGAAACACCCAGCTGGCGATAGCGTGGCACCTTCCCTGATGAGGGCAGCCTGATGTTGACAAACATTGCAGTGCCACTGTGGGCTATTGCTCTCCACGGGTCACATTTACAGCAAGTTTACTCCTGTCTAATTCACTTATGGCTCAGAGGAGAAGGCTGTCTGAACAGCTAGTGATACCTTCTATTTCTGAGCCTCCCTTCAGTCTATTTACTGTATATCCTTGAACAGTGTTggtgaaatattttcattaagGAGTTGTACTACAGAAAGTCACCTGCTGCTCTCTGACATGGTATAGAGGTTTGGTTTGAAATCCTTGATATTAGTATTAATACATTTCTCTGTGCATCTATATGAAGGATATTATCATAATTATATGTTGATGTCAACAAGCATGATGAcggtgataatgatgatgatgaaacttTGCTTGTATTACTTACACGGGTGAGGTCGGGGGAAACTGCCGGGCTGGCCTGAGGACTCCTTCTCACACTACCCACATCGGTTAGTCTGTGTTGGGAGTCATCCCATCTCCCATAGGCAAGATCTATACCTCCCAGGAATGCCAGTGACTGGTCAATAACCACTGATTTCTCATGGTGAGCCCAGAGTAATGATGTGGAAGGTACATGGTCAGGGTGGCGGatcacctgtcactcaagacaGATATAAAATCTTTCTTCCCAAAATAATACATCAGTGGTTTCTATAAACATTACAAATGGATGGTAAATTTCAGCAGTGGGTAAATTATATTGACAAGCAAAGTCTACTTCAGTTTCAGCTTCTTTATGCTGATCCATGATCTTAATCAAAATCTTAATCAcacttttattaaacaaaccATTTGAACTgatttgtgtatatttgaaAGATTgctagaaagaaaaacaaaactcctGTTTTCGCTACAGACAGCTCACTGCCAAAAATAGCAGAGCTCAAAAGCTGGTGGCATCCAATGTGAGAAACAAGTACAGCTGCGTCTCCAGCAGGTTTTGCAGAGCCTCCAGAGGATACTGCCCCTAGCAGGTGCTTGTACACCAGCGGAGCCCAAGACTACCTCCACCCAGCTGTGGTGCTACCCATCTCCTTAGGGTGTGGGTCCCCAGCCACTTCCCAGCACCGTTCTTCTGCACAATTTCAAGCACCACTCCAATAAGATAATATGACGGTGTGTCAATCTCTTCCCAGCCTGGGGTTAGCCTGCTGCAGCGATGCGTGCCACACAGCCATGATGCCATGAAGGCTCTTCCGAATTGAAGGTGACCAAGGCAGACTGCAGCCTGAAGCTCTTACCAGGACATTCGACAAGGAACAACCTGACCATAACCAGATGAGATCTGTAGGGTTTAAAACCATGTGATCTCcccgcttgtttttttttttttttgctgtgaagTTAGGCAAAACTCAAACATGGTCTAAGTATGCTGCCACTCCCTATGACCAGAGGCCAGAAGCAAGCTGGGTGCTCCGGCACTATGCATGATATATTTTGATAGAGGTTTTGTTCTTAGTGGGATATGACTGGCTGCAGGAGTCGGATAGCAGTATTGGAGGGGAGGAGGGAGGGTAAGGCTGATGCAGGCAGACAGCTCCCCTCTGTATCACTGTCACTGGAGGAGAGGGGGCAGCTTCTAGAAACATTTGACATACTGTATGACTCACCATGATGTTGGAGTGAAGGCCCATCAGAGTCTTCTTGGTGTACTCACTGTTGAGGCCCAGGATCACTTCAACTTCTTTGTAGAGCAAGACACAGATCTTCACCCCTTGCTCCTAGCATGAGAATTGGAAGACAATGAAACTCATCATGACATTCATCTTTTATTCCATCAGAGATCTTTGTAAGGTGCTGAAATTACTCACTGCTTTTCTCTTTAAGACATGGTCTAATCTCCATGTGTTACCATCTACGACAGGTCTTTTCAGGAAGATCTCCGGACTCAGCCTACAGACATCAGCAAAAGAAGTGAATACAGTACAACTGTAGGATCTTTGAAAATTGCTGCTGACGTGTTCTGGAATACTAAAACTCCTGTTTTgctaaatcatttaaatcagaGGTGGAAAAAAACTTTGTTACTTAATTACTAATTTCGAAAAATTTATggatataaaatttatattatgGAATATGATTGGAGTCTTACCGAGTTAAAgagtaaaagtgtttatttatttatttatttatttattttaacaaataaatattcaatagGCAACTAGCAAGGACAATTCTATATTTAGCCTAAAACTAGTTTTAGCATAACATTAACaaacatagaaataaataaaaagtctgaaATTTTCATcagataaaaatatttacttttcttCTTCAATCCTTTGTAAATTCCATAAGCCAATTATTTTCCCTCCTTACTTCTTTAAATCGAGTAAGAATTAGACACAGTACACATACGTTTATATAAGTACACTTGTGTTGTGCTTTTCCCCCCCCTGGGATTAAGTTAATAATATATCCACATCCTCATAAATTCCACTGTTTTAAGGAAGCGATAGtttttataagatttataaTCTTTGCATTTCTTCCAGGCAGCCAGGTATTTACACATTGTCAGAAATATTCATATCAAATATCCCCAGGTGGAATGTGATTTAATTTCTGGAAACTAGCACACACGCTACTTTGTGCAAGCATGAGTCCTGCATATTCCTCTACAACATCAAGGGGTGCGAAATAAGTGCTCACAGCGTCGCCAAAACTAGGAACAAGTGGAATGATTGATGCTGAGTCTAATCTGTACCACCAGGCTGTGATGAAGATTTCCTCCTTTGCACCTTCTAGGGCATCAGCAATGGCATCAAAGTACCCAGCTGCATTGACAAACCTTCAAAAAAGGCATGGgaagatttgtttaaaaacagtACCAGGGTGTCTTGCAGATATTTCAGATAAAGAAATCGTTCCAACAAAACCAATCAAGATGAGAGAGATCTATTAACTACAGTACAAGGAACTACAAGGAACAAAATATCGAACTGACTTGGAGAAGCGGCCTGTAAAATATGATGGCGGAAAGtttgatgaaaagaaagaaaatcttttttttaaatgtaattatagaGCATTATAGTGTAGTGCATAAAGCTCAAATACACTGTGAATAATGAAACTTTACTCTTCGACATTAGATTGTTCCTCACCATTGTGCTTTAGTGTTTTCTCTGACAGGGGCAAATGAGCCATGCCGATTTTCTCTCAAGAAATCCTGACCAAACCTTTGGACAAATTCATCAATGGAGTGCCCCCACCACTGAGCCTGCCTATAGGTGGAACACTTAATGGTAAGTGCCCTgtaataaagaatgaaaaggaCGAGGTGAAAGCGTGAGGTGATTAAATGGTACGAATAAAGATTAACTCTGCAATGAAGTAAAAGCAAATAGTCCAGTAAACGTGCCTACAGAGATTTTCAATTGTTACACCATGCCTGACTCCGGTCTCTTCCGTCCCTATTTTGATGTGGAAACCCTTATCGTAGAGAATCACTGTCCCTACTTGGCCATCTTTTGGCTTCATGTAGAGAACAAAGGAATCTTTCACCACCAGCCATCTGAAACATGAAGCAGGCGCCTGATGAGAGCTGAGACATGAGCGAGAGCCGCTTTAGTCACCATAAGAAAACAGCTGTAATAAGCAGAAATAAGTGAACAGCCACAACAAAAGACATGCTCCGACCCTAGCGCTCAGCTAGCACCGCAACCCGAGACGCACAATTCAATTGGAGCTAAACCCGCATTATTTGCTTTTATGAGCTGTGTGAATTATGCAGGCGTAACCCTAGCTGCCTGTAAAACAGAAATCAAAACAGTGGTTCTCCTCACATGAAGATAGTTCAACAAGACAGTGTGTTATTCTGTCCTACTTATTTCAGAGCCAGTGCTGTTTCATGCTACAACTGCAGGTCACACGCTGATGACTGTAAGTCTGTCAGCCTGAGCTGGACAGAAAACGAGGTATCGGGTCTTCTCTCTTAAAGGGAGTGGTTTGGAGCAACAACAAACATGGGCAGTATCGCATGATTTAAGAGATGAACATATTGCTTTTGGTGGGAAAGtgatatttatcttttttttaaagaaaggatAGCGATAGTTAAATGTGTATATAGGAACGGCGTCACCTTTTGGACCAGCGATAGCACACGCTGTTGGACCCACACCAGTAACAGACTGGGAATGTGTTTCCTCCAGATTTCTTTAGGATCATTCCTTCACTTTTGacaaaggaaatgaaaataaatcactcaaaaaggaagaaaaaagatatacataacaaaaaaacagaagtgtgtgaTCTTTCTTATATCATAGACAGTGTATCCTGGTTTCTTCTTACATTCCCTTTGGTCCAAGCTCCTCGATAAATGATATTTGACTCACTTCTAAGAATTCAAGCTGAAATCGAACACAAAAGTTGGTCATTAGTTTTaagcaaaaacatttcaaacaatCTATTGTAAATATGCATGTTGTAAAAATGATGTTTTAGCAAGTAAACATATTTTGAATCTAGCCAGATTCATCTCATATTTCACAAGGAAACGTGTAAGATTATTAAAACCCTATTTCTAGACTTTGAAACTTTTGTATTCTCGAAATATTCTTATTTTGTTGGcgaatcatgttttattttaacaatttatttccaGAAAACGATCTGTGGAAAAAAACCCCCGAAAATATTAAGCGGTAAATATGTCTAGAAATAGGGGTTATTTCTCTTAGAGTAATCTCACAATGAGAAATATTGGATAACTTTCAATTTATTCTAGATAACTTGTtaagcttttcattttttttttgcagtatacTCACTAATATTTCAGGAAATTATGATtacatttattcttacaatacaAGTTTTATTGGATACATTTCTAGATTGGAATTTGCTTTAATTCTTCCAAAAATGAAGGCCAGCTTGTCTTAGATTTTTAGATGTTAAAAGTGATGGAAGTCATTCCATAACCAGCATAGATAATGGCTTTCAAAGCACATCATTAATGTTATAGAGACCAGCatcaaatatgtatatatatatatatatatatatatatatatatatatatatatatatatatatatatatacatacatacatatatatatatatatatatatatatatatatatatacatatatatatatatatatatatatatatatatatatatatatatatactcaccagccactttattaggtacaccttactagtaccggtgtggtcttctgctgctgtagcccatctgcttCAAGGTTCGacatgttgtgcattcagagatgctcttctgcatacctcggttgtaacgagtggttatttgagttactgttgcctttctatcagctcgaaccagtctggccattctcctctgacctctggcatcaacaaggcatttgcgcccacagaactgctgctcactggatattttctctttttcggaccattctctgtaaaccctagagatggttgtgcatgaaaatcccagtagatcagcagtttctgaaatactcagaccagcccgtctggcaccaacaaccatgccacgttcaaagtcacttaaatcacctttcttccccattctgacgctcggtttgaactgcagcagatcgtcttgacaatgtctacatgcctaaatgcattgagttgctgccatgtgattggctgattagaaatttgtgttaacgagcagttggacaggtgtacctaataaagtggccggtgagggtatatatatatatataaccctagccctagccctaaccctaacttaCTGTTGCAGGATGATTCctgtataatgtttttttcaaaatgttcttGAGATAGTCTTCGAGCTGCATCTGAAGAGTCACAAAGCACAAAGTTCATTACAATaaccagtaaataaataaaaagagagagaaaagaataagGAGTAAGATTATAATGTAACTTTTCTGCTGATCAGCTGCTCCTCCTTGACTAAAGCATCAGGTCTGCGTGGCAGCGTGGGCATATGTCCTGGCCGACACCTCCTGTGACCTTCCACTGAACTCCTTCTGACTGAGTGACTGGGAGAGAGATATAGCTTGTAGTTTAACATTATCATTATCACCAAGTTGTTGGTTGTGTCTCTGATCCATTTCGCTGCAAAGATCTGACAATCATCAGCATTGTCTATACAGTGGTGCTGTGAACACTAACAGACAGCTGTGGGGGAGCACATCTGGGACAGCTGTCAGCACAGGGCAGTGGGCTTCAATAGATTGGTGAGAATGTGGCACTTTTGCACTTGGACTGATTATCCCCAACTGGAAACGTGAACTTTGCTTAATCACCATTCAGAgaagtggggtttttttgttacttttcaaaaatgtttttatttaaaaactattaaagatttaaaagattCCCTTCTGAGTACTAAGGTTGGATTTTGAGCTAAGAATAATATTATTCTCTACAGGGCTGAAAGGCAATTAAAGGAAGTTagtgtatttgtgcatgtgtgtgtttgtgtgtatagctTACATACGGCTCGGCAGCGGGATCTTTAATAAGGCCTTGAACTTAAGGAGCTCCTGATGAAGCATTTGAAAATGCTTGAAACGTCTCTTGATTTTCCATTTGAAGTTCCCGTAGCTTAGCTCGATAGTGTACAGATTAGGATTCAACACCTTTCAGAGAAATTTAAAACCATGATATCATTTAAAGCCAGttcaaaatattacacatacaattaaataagccttttttcaatgaaaggaaaatactactactactactactactaataataataataataataataataataattattattattattattattattattattattattataattataataataataataagaagaagaagatgaagaagaagaagaagaagaagaagaagaagaagaagaagaagaagaagaagaaggaaaagatctttagaatttaaaatatatatattttagaatataatataatctgcATTTTCATATACACATCTTTGTAGTTAGTCTTTGGTAGATGAAAGTGATTCCTAAGTAAAAGTTTTGAAAGGCTAAAATTTCATCTTATTTCCAATGTCCCTGGTTGTGTCTGTAGTGTtaagataataaatatttttatctacCCTTGTACATGTAAAGCGCTCCACCTCTGTCACCTGCACCAGGATTGGCATGTCGTCAAGGAACACCTTACAATCCAAAGACTTAAACGGAAGAAACGAATATATTGCTTGAAAAGTATGATTTCTTGATTCTGAAAAGAAGCagggattattattataatgatatcACTTTATATAAAGTCACTTTATAACACATTTCTAGCCAACAACCTACAGAATACAACTGAttataaactcacacacacacacacacacacacacacacacacacacacacacacacacacacacacacacacacacacacactgaaaatccACTGGTCTAATGTTGGACCTGTAATTTTAGGCCTGCAGATAGCAGCATAACAAACTAGCAATCGTGCAATAGTAGTAAGTGATTAGACGGACTATGTAAACTTTGAAGTGCACAATAATGGGTTGAGGGGGAGAGAGGCTACAACTGAAGTCCACCAGGGTGGCAATTCATGAGTCCAGCTGGAGGACTATAATATTGGCACCTAGGGGTCACTACGCTCTGTTGTAGCAGATAACACAAGAATATCACAAATACTGAAACACAACAGCAATGTACAGATAGATAACAAAAGGCAAAAACAGTAGCTCATTTTAAAAATGGTGTTTTATCCCTTTGACAAAGCTACATGTATCTGTAAAATCTCTACAAAAGCACAATAGTGTTGTTATGTTATGTGCTTGTTGTGGTGACACCAACAGGTTGATTTCATCCTATGTATTCTTCTGAAAGAAATTGAAATGATTTGCATGGGTTGTATTTACCACACTCCAAAATCcttttatacagtacagtgatagTGGATTAGTGGTGATGATTTACAAGAAAAATATAAGATGTCACAAAAAATGCTCTAGTACTATCTACTCCTAAGTACACAAGGTACAAACAGTGTCATGTTGTTATTCTCACAATGCATTCTAGCTGGTAAAAATATTATAGCAAAACTTCTACTTAGTTAATGTGCTTTATACTACAACCCTGTCAAAGCACAGTTACATATATTATTTTCGTCATCATTTTCAGAAGCCCATCTTAGATCCGTTTAATATCTAAAATCCTGAATTTAATATTGATGCACTTGTTATAAGTTATATCTTTGTTAGAACGttattgtaatgtttattacatCTCCAGTGCCATCACTTGTACCAGTCAGGGTTAACatagtctattttatttttcctttatgaGAAAGACTTGATGATTGAATTAAACGGTCACAAATTTAAACATAACTAGAAACAGATTAAATCTctggtgtcatttttttaataaaacaaaatgctagtgttggcaaattgctgttatattagaggaataaaatactttggGATGCTCTGCTATCGGAATATAATCCACTtcaggattattttcctataacagcaaattttatactgttttaaatACTAAAGTTTGACATTAATTGAAATATTACAAGACTAGCAGTTTACTTATGCTTTAAATATCATGCATGTAATAATAACTATTTAGGAGCATTTATATAGGCCTCTGGTATCAGGTATTATATGACATTATCATAATCATAAAATGTAAGCATCAGATAGATTCATTGAATTTATTCCTCTTGGCATAATCATCTAAAACTCTATGTCAAAAATCATAGTAAAGGATGATGTTTATATATCAATATGAAGATTTAGTGTATGATCAATTCttgaaaaataatttgaataaatCATGTATGACTAGCAGTGTGTAATGGAGTAAAAGACCACTATAAGAGCAGGCACAGACCCTGCAGTTTGGCATCACACTGGTCCACATCCAGATCCTTTGAATTGTCCTGCAGGTCGAGGTGATCCAGACTGGTCACGAAGACACTCGTGTCTGTCTCCATCCGCTTCAGACGGAGGGGTTTCTGACGCACAGCCATTCcctgactcactcacactccaAATAATGTCTAGAAGCAATCACAGaagccaatttttttttgtaatttgtcattttttgttagttttgtaATGAAATCTAAATCAATTTATAACGAATACATTTGGTGTGCATCATAAAAATGGGACAAGACTGTAGAAAGaatacagaagaaataaaatccGGTTTATGCAATAACAATTCTCTTTACATAATAAAACCTCACTGCAGTTTTATCAAGTAAGAAGTAAACACGTgtaaaaatacaacaacaaaaaacatccaagcAATGAACAAATTCAGTCTATTGTTATATCATCATAACCTGCTAGATATAAATATGTAATCAATAATTTTATTACTAAATATCAATATGTTGAtgatgtatattatttattccaaTGAAGAAGTGTGATTTCTAGGTGTTTAAGCATAAATCTGAACATTCCTGTTTGTTTAATTCCTTAGCTTTGCTTCTAGTGTCTATGTGACAATATTACTTTGTTCT
The genomic region above belongs to Tachysurus vachellii isolate PV-2020 chromosome 8, HZAU_Pvac_v1, whole genome shotgun sequence and contains:
- the si:ch211-168k14.2 gene encoding phospholipase D1 is translated as MAVRQKPLRLKRMETDTSVFVTSLDHLDLQDNSKDLDVDQCDAKLQESRNHTFQAIYSFLPFKSLDCKVFLDDMPILVQVTEVERFTCTRVLNPNLYTIELSYGNFKWKIKRRFKHFQMLHQELLKFKALLKIPLPSRIHSVRRSSVEGHRRCRPGHMPTLPRRPDALVKEEQLISRKMQLEDYLKNILKKTLYRNHPATLEFLEVSQISFIEELGPKGIEGMILKKSGGNTFPVCYWCGSNSVCYRWSKRWLVVKDSFVLYMKPKDGQVGTVILYDKGFHIKIGTEETGVRHGVTIENLCRALTIKCSTYRQAQWWGHSIDEFVQRFGQDFLRENRHGSFAPVRENTKAQWFVNAAGYFDAIADALEGAKEEIFITAWWLSPEIFLKRPVVDGNTWRLDHVLKRKAEQGVKICVLLYKEVEVILGLNSEYTKKTLMGLHSNIMVIRHPDHVPSTSLLWAHHEKSVVIDQSLAFLGGIDLAYGRWDDSQHRLTDVGSVRRSPQASPAVSPDLTREAVGVSEEDKQLKFRSVMEEEELDGEAAGETCLVEELGETNPNLTLSVNRIHITPAEDKGRTEGTGFKHCNRRNSVSSRSLLVPEWYSKSLSLRSTDSYTLGMHHFHLLPHDTSSLRSHSSLRSSTELCGETRFWHGKDYCNFILKDWVKLNKPFDDFIDRYKTPRMPWHDVGVVVHGKAARDIARHFIQRWNYTKLVKKRSGATCYPCLVPKSLYEPSKPPKLWVKYTQANVQVLRSVCQWSIGTKVHEESIHLAYISAIQNSKHFIYIENQFFISCSDKTVHNSIGDALTERILQAYREKKKFRVYVVMPLLPGFEGDISSGGGQAIKAIMHFNYRTMCRGEHAIIDRLKRVMADCWINYISFCGLRTHADLDGRLVTELIYVHSKLMIVDDRTVIIGSANINDRSMLGKRDSEMAVVVEDMEIQDSLMDGENYQAGRFALSLRMECFRIVLGLLGDNSMDISDPISDRFYKEIWMVTAAKNASVYDKVFRCLPTDKVLNYKILKEYMSRSCMATEDSIQACAELKKVRGFLVQFPFHFLSEENLFPSLNSKEGIMPVELWT